The following proteins come from a genomic window of Streptomyces liliiviolaceus:
- a CDS encoding FtsK/SpoIIIE domain-containing protein, producing the protein MTAFLIALVLVVAAAGLLRWRRPAWYWLVFGVTFAVLRVLVRYVSVMDACGLTVPPSRWRLALARITNRPVPESRVPRILRVRPTRTGLVMRLKLRPGQDAFDVSAASDRLRHSFGMYGVTSRELRSGVVEVRMTGYDVLKRVQMPATAAPRPMRVPVALREDGSVHYRDYRAVPHGLTLGATESGKSVYQRNLVAGLAAQDVALVGIDCKQGVELFPLARRFSALADNPDTALELLEALVTHMEDVYQLIRAQQRISVNVPDAQIAADIWDLPADMRPVPVVVLVDEVAELALFATKDQEKRRDRIVTALVRLAQLGRASGIYLEICGQRFGSELGKGITMLRAQLTGRTAHRVNDESSANMAFGDIAPDAVLAAIQIPTETPGIAVTGDSSGGWARIRAPHTSLRQAVNICNKHADRTPDLPALEPFRPVVAPLPSARVPLSKTASATA; encoded by the coding sequence ATGACTGCCTTCCTGATCGCCCTGGTGCTGGTCGTCGCCGCTGCAGGTCTCCTGCGGTGGCGGCGCCCCGCCTGGTACTGGCTGGTCTTCGGCGTCACCTTCGCTGTCCTGCGGGTCCTGGTCCGTTACGTCTCAGTCATGGACGCCTGCGGGCTGACGGTGCCGCCCTCCCGGTGGCGCCTGGCCCTGGCCCGGATCACCAACCGGCCGGTGCCCGAGTCTCGTGTCCCGCGCATCCTGCGGGTCCGGCCCACCCGTACCGGCTTGGTAATGCGCCTCAAGCTCCGGCCGGGGCAGGACGCCTTCGACGTCTCGGCCGCGTCGGACCGGCTCCGTCACTCCTTCGGCATGTACGGCGTGACCTCTCGTGAACTTCGCTCCGGCGTGGTGGAGGTCCGTATGACCGGCTACGACGTGCTCAAGCGAGTACAGATGCCGGCCACCGCTGCTCCCCGGCCGATGCGGGTACCGGTCGCGTTACGTGAGGACGGTTCGGTCCACTACCGCGACTACCGGGCCGTGCCGCACGGGCTCACGCTCGGCGCCACTGAGTCAGGGAAGTCCGTGTATCAGCGCAACCTCGTTGCCGGACTCGCCGCGCAGGACGTCGCCTTGGTCGGCATCGACTGCAAGCAGGGTGTCGAACTCTTCCCGCTCGCCCGGCGTTTCTCTGCTCTCGCCGACAACCCGGACACTGCCCTCGAACTCCTCGAAGCACTCGTGACGCACATGGAGGACGTCTACCAACTCATCCGCGCTCAGCAGCGCATCAGCGTCAACGTCCCGGACGCACAGATCGCCGCAGACATCTGGGACCTGCCCGCCGACATGCGCCCGGTCCCGGTCGTGGTCCTGGTCGACGAAGTCGCCGAACTCGCCCTGTTCGCCACCAAGGATCAAGAGAAGCGCCGGGATCGCATCGTCACCGCCCTGGTCCGGCTCGCCCAGCTCGGCCGTGCCTCCGGGATCTACCTGGAGATCTGCGGGCAGCGCTTCGGCTCCGAACTCGGCAAGGGGATCACCATGCTCCGCGCCCAGCTCACCGGCCGTACCGCGCACCGCGTCAACGACGAATCCTCCGCGAACATGGCCTTCGGCGACATCGCCCCGGATGCCGTCCTCGCCGCCATCCAGATCCCCACCGAAACCCCCGGCATCGCCGTCACCGGCGACTCCTCCGGCGGCTGGGCCCGCATCCGCGCCCCGCACACCTCGCTGCGCCAAGCCGTGAACATCTGCAACAAGCACGCCGACCGGACCCCGGACCTGCCCGCCCTGGAGCCCTTCCGGCCCGTGGTGGCTCCGCTGCCCTCGGCCCGAGTGCCGCTGTCCAAGACGGCCTCCGCCACCGCTTGA
- a CDS encoding tyrosine-type recombinase/integrase, producing the protein MPNAKGRRRRFGSVRKLPSGRFQARYRGPDGLMRTADKTFATQTDADRWLVKQEAEILDGNWQKPDVTVTFGDFAESWFKDRDYAATTRERNAGVLKLHILPTFRAVPLREITTPQVRRWRTDLLASGVGAATVSKSYQVLRAIMNTAVDDGLIQRNPCRIKGAGAVTHTERPFLSVPEVYRLAEAVPPHCRVLILLAAFTALRFGELAALQRRDIDLEARTVSVRRAYAETRTEGLTVKAPKSAAGVRTVAFPASLVEELAHHLAEHASAGRTGLVFVGARGGVLRRNNFRRIWLRALDSTGLGDVHFHDLRHTGNTLAATGGATTRELMHRMGHSSVRAALIYQHLVNGRDHQIADYVDGQIRKVKRPPQDPSGT; encoded by the coding sequence ATGCCCAACGCCAAAGGGCGCCGTCGCCGCTTCGGATCCGTACGCAAGCTGCCCTCGGGGCGCTTCCAGGCCCGCTACCGGGGCCCGGACGGTCTGATGCGCACCGCGGACAAGACGTTCGCCACGCAGACCGACGCGGACCGCTGGCTCGTGAAGCAAGAGGCCGAGATCCTCGACGGCAACTGGCAGAAGCCTGACGTCACGGTGACTTTCGGCGACTTCGCGGAGTCCTGGTTCAAAGATCGCGACTACGCCGCCACCACTCGGGAGCGCAACGCGGGCGTGCTCAAGCTGCACATCCTGCCGACCTTCCGTGCGGTTCCGCTGCGGGAGATCACCACACCGCAGGTACGGCGCTGGCGTACCGATCTCCTCGCTTCCGGGGTCGGCGCGGCCACCGTCTCCAAGTCGTACCAAGTACTGCGGGCCATCATGAACACGGCCGTGGATGACGGACTGATCCAGCGCAACCCGTGCCGGATCAAGGGTGCTGGGGCAGTCACTCACACCGAGCGGCCGTTCCTGTCCGTACCCGAGGTCTACCGGCTCGCCGAGGCCGTTCCGCCGCACTGCCGCGTCTTGATCCTCCTGGCCGCGTTCACGGCGCTCCGCTTCGGTGAGCTGGCCGCACTCCAACGCCGTGACATCGACCTGGAGGCCCGTACCGTCTCCGTTCGTCGCGCGTACGCCGAGACACGTACGGAGGGCCTCACGGTCAAGGCTCCCAAGAGCGCGGCCGGTGTCCGCACCGTGGCGTTCCCGGCCTCGCTCGTCGAGGAGCTGGCTCACCACCTCGCCGAGCACGCGAGTGCCGGCCGGACCGGGCTCGTCTTCGTCGGGGCCCGCGGTGGTGTCCTGCGGCGGAACAACTTCCGGAGGATCTGGCTCCGGGCGCTCGACTCGACCGGCCTCGGTGACGTCCACTTCCACGATCTCCGGCATACGGGGAACACCCTCGCCGCGACTGGTGGGGCGACCACGCGAGAGCTGATGCATCGTATGGGGCACTCGTCCGTGCGGGCTGCGCTCATCTATCAGCACCTCGTCAACGGGCGGGACCACCAGATCGCCGATTACGTCGATGGGCAGATCCGGAAGGTCAAGCGGCCTCCGCAGGATCCTTCTGGCACGTAA
- a CDS encoding coiled-coil domain-containing protein, protein MGLVLLPLPLVALMLPAAFAGGGTRRWFGGRSESQRAEAQAAKDAAAAAFYELDTAQRDLRISIETITAVDDTPPARRAVADFEALGRRIDEVSHTYIDAVDAHDLDRDDLEASVAAHARTELTRAKDELVRVKQELDRFERGLGPLLGKAETQLARLAPAVERARQSLLAASNALDAVRGSGLKADDLAARLAALAPELTKLNQGAGQHGVPETLERADRVARDAGAVRAEAERLPERATEIDRRLVSLRTRAQALTTRSGQVNPVLSELRRRFVAACWQDLQHVPDQAEEAVRQAETKLAEARAAREEQRWADATALLSTVRALLNTTDEAVSAAGDRLRRLNEVSKDPQREIERTRFAIRDAQRLAMAGRNTPDPRQARPLDESVARLERAIGGLEGRHPDYWHFLTELEGVRGTVAGVVSQIREERGAGA, encoded by the coding sequence TTGGGCCTCGTTCTGCTGCCGCTTCCGCTGGTCGCGCTCATGCTTCCCGCCGCCTTCGCCGGCGGGGGTACGCGGCGGTGGTTCGGGGGGCGTTCCGAGAGCCAGCGGGCCGAGGCGCAGGCCGCGAAGGATGCCGCGGCGGCCGCGTTCTACGAGCTCGACACCGCGCAGCGTGATCTGCGGATCTCGATCGAGACCATCACCGCCGTCGACGACACCCCGCCCGCCCGGCGCGCGGTCGCCGACTTCGAGGCGCTCGGCCGGCGCATCGACGAGGTCAGTCATACGTACATCGACGCCGTCGACGCCCATGATCTCGACCGGGACGATCTGGAGGCCTCCGTCGCCGCGCATGCGCGTACGGAGCTGACCAGGGCCAAGGACGAGCTGGTCCGCGTCAAGCAGGAGCTTGATCGGTTCGAGCGGGGGCTCGGGCCGCTGCTCGGGAAGGCCGAGACCCAGCTCGCCCGGCTCGCCCCTGCCGTGGAGCGCGCCCGGCAGTCCCTGCTTGCCGCGTCGAACGCGCTCGACGCGGTGCGGGGGAGCGGCCTCAAGGCCGACGATCTGGCCGCCCGTCTTGCCGCGCTCGCCCCCGAGCTCACCAAGCTCAACCAGGGTGCCGGGCAGCACGGCGTGCCGGAGACGCTGGAGCGGGCCGACCGGGTCGCGCGGGACGCCGGGGCCGTGCGCGCGGAGGCCGAGCGGTTGCCGGAGCGGGCCACCGAGATCGACCGCCGTCTCGTGTCGCTGCGTACGCGCGCGCAGGCGCTCACCACGCGGTCCGGGCAGGTCAATCCGGTGCTCAGCGAGTTGCGGCGGCGGTTCGTGGCTGCGTGCTGGCAGGACCTCCAGCATGTGCCCGACCAGGCCGAGGAGGCCGTCCGGCAGGCGGAGACGAAGCTGGCGGAGGCGCGGGCCGCTCGGGAGGAGCAGCGGTGGGCCGATGCGACGGCCCTGCTGTCCACCGTGCGGGCGCTGTTGAACACGACCGATGAGGCGGTGTCCGCGGCGGGGGATCGGTTGCGGCGGCTGAACGAGGTGTCGAAGGATCCGCAGCGGGAGATCGAGCGGACGCGGTTCGCGATCCGGGATGCGCAGCGGCTCGCCATGGCCGGGCGCAACACGCCCGATCCCCGGCAGGCGCGGCCGCTCGACGAGTCGGTGGCTCGGCTGGAGCGGGCTATCGGGGGGTTGGAGGGGCGGCATCCGGACTACTGGCACTTTCTGACCGAGTTGGAGGGTGTGCGGGGGACTGTTGCGGGGGTTGTTTCGCAGATTCGGGAGGAGCGGGGGGCTGGGGCCTAG
- a CDS encoding DUF2637 domain-containing protein → MARPALRVDAVLVQAVIAGALSFAHLHDLAAAAGQSGWKAWAYPISVDLLLVAAWRRLRSDGPSRLAWCWFVIALVASLGANIATAGLLDLDRVPAWLRILVAAWPALAFMGGTLLAHSANDHPAAPEVPAAAPEPETGPEPITSSELGPMPVALNEPEETPALPAAAVPTSAPEPAPGPPMAATPSVPAALVDHARKVAADHHARTGSPIDTDTLRLRLGVPSQLAHAIAAQLA, encoded by the coding sequence ATGGCCCGCCCCGCCCTCCGAGTTGACGCCGTGCTCGTCCAAGCCGTCATCGCCGGGGCACTCTCCTTCGCCCACCTGCACGACCTGGCCGCCGCTGCCGGACAGAGCGGCTGGAAAGCCTGGGCCTACCCGATCAGCGTTGACCTGCTCCTGGTCGCCGCCTGGCGACGACTGCGCTCCGACGGTCCGTCCCGGCTGGCCTGGTGCTGGTTCGTCATCGCCCTGGTCGCCTCGCTCGGCGCCAACATCGCCACCGCCGGGCTCCTCGACCTCGACCGGGTCCCTGCCTGGCTGCGCATCCTCGTCGCCGCTTGGCCCGCCCTGGCCTTCATGGGCGGCACGCTCCTGGCCCATTCTGCCAACGACCACCCGGCGGCGCCCGAAGTGCCGGCTGCGGCACCGGAGCCCGAGACCGGTCCCGAACCGATCACCTCGTCTGAGCTGGGACCCATGCCGGTCGCGCTGAACGAGCCGGAGGAAACTCCCGCACTCCCGGCCGCCGCTGTGCCGACCTCAGCTCCTGAGCCTGCCCCGGGTCCGCCCATGGCTGCGACTCCGTCGGTTCCGGCCGCGCTGGTCGACCACGCACGCAAGGTCGCCGCCGACCACCACGCCCGTACCGGATCGCCGATCGACACCGACACCCTGCGCCTCCGCCTCGGCGTCCCGTCCCAGCTCGCCCACGCCATCGCCGCCCAACTCGCCTGA
- the repSA gene encoding replication initiator protein RepSA has translation MPDVLLNPITLGDLLRVAAADDFDRWQDQIRRTGGCADPIHLTGWTLAKDKTTGETLHRYSTENEPGGRLRVACGNRRASRCPSCAWTYAGDTYHLIRAGLAGDDRRDIPATVRDHPRVFATLTAPSFGPVHNRPDRGACRCGTHHASDALELGTALDPKTYDYAGAVLFNNYAGQLWQRFTNRLRREIAVRAGLTQRELKEVARLSYGKVAEFQKRGALHFHAVIRIDGPDGPDTPPPFWASADLLSDAIKAAAAHSYTSVSVPAIEDEPARTFRWGTQLDVRPVKAFGDGSDITEQAVASYVAKYATKAAENTGSIDRRIGELSELDRHGVPDHTRSLIEACKRLDPLYPDRRLWAWAHMLGFRGHFSSKSRRYSTTLGELRQARADFRAEQERRALGLDDIEPDTVLVLADWQYAGHGHTPGESALAATIARDLQLNRETAREALRDQRATEGAAV, from the coding sequence GTGCCTGACGTCCTCCTCAACCCGATCACCCTCGGCGACCTGCTGAGGGTGGCTGCGGCCGACGACTTCGACCGCTGGCAGGACCAGATCCGCCGTACCGGCGGCTGCGCCGATCCGATCCACCTCACCGGCTGGACCCTCGCCAAGGACAAGACGACCGGCGAGACCCTGCACCGCTACTCCACCGAGAACGAGCCCGGCGGACGCCTCCGCGTCGCCTGCGGAAACCGCCGAGCCTCCCGCTGCCCCTCCTGCGCCTGGACGTACGCCGGAGACACCTACCACCTCATCCGCGCGGGCCTGGCCGGGGACGACCGCCGAGACATCCCCGCCACCGTTCGCGACCACCCCCGCGTCTTCGCCACCCTCACCGCTCCGTCCTTCGGACCGGTCCACAACCGTCCCGACCGAGGCGCCTGCCGCTGCGGCACCCACCATGCGTCCGATGCGCTTGAGCTCGGCACGGCACTCGATCCGAAGACGTACGACTACGCGGGCGCCGTCCTGTTCAACAACTACGCCGGACAGCTGTGGCAGCGGTTCACCAACCGACTGCGCCGCGAGATCGCTGTCCGTGCCGGCCTCACCCAACGCGAACTCAAGGAAGTCGCTCGGCTCTCGTACGGCAAGGTCGCCGAGTTCCAGAAACGCGGCGCCCTGCACTTCCACGCCGTGATCCGTATCGATGGCCCGGATGGACCCGACACCCCGCCCCCGTTCTGGGCATCGGCTGACCTGCTCTCGGATGCCATCAAGGCCGCCGCCGCGCACTCCTACACCTCTGTCTCCGTGCCTGCCATCGAGGACGAGCCTGCCCGCACCTTCCGGTGGGGCACTCAGCTCGACGTGCGGCCCGTGAAGGCGTTCGGCGACGGCTCCGACATCACTGAACAAGCCGTGGCCTCGTACGTTGCCAAGTACGCCACCAAGGCCGCCGAGAACACCGGCTCCATCGACCGCCGCATCGGCGAACTCTCCGAACTCGACCGCCACGGCGTCCCCGACCACACACGCAGCCTGATCGAAGCGTGCAAGCGACTCGACCCGCTGTACCCGGACCGGCGCCTCTGGGCCTGGGCTCACATGCTTGGCTTCCGCGGCCACTTCTCCTCCAAGTCCCGGCGCTACTCGACCACCCTCGGGGAGCTCCGGCAGGCCCGTGCCGACTTCCGTGCCGAGCAGGAACGCCGAGCACTCGGCCTCGACGACATCGAGCCGGACACCGTCCTCGTCCTCGCCGACTGGCAGTACGCCGGGCATGGCCACACCCCCGGCGAATCCGCACTCGCCGCCACCATCGCCCGGGACCTGCAACTCAACCGTGAAACCGCACGCGAAGCCCTACGCGACCAACGCGCCACGGAAGGAGCCGCAGTATGA
- a CDS encoding SCO3933 family regulatory protein, whose translation MRQIPVDTSNATVMVAKAPQTKLKDRRTGEIAMDAETGAKLLTVDVMFAANNEVEILSLTVPESGVSEELVMGTPVVLTGLIARPWENEFNGQKRHGIAFRVVAVTSLAVAGSASQAA comes from the coding sequence ATGCGTCAGATCCCCGTCGACACTTCCAACGCCACCGTGATGGTCGCCAAGGCTCCGCAGACGAAGCTGAAGGACCGCCGGACCGGTGAGATCGCCATGGACGCCGAGACCGGCGCGAAGCTGCTAACCGTGGACGTCATGTTCGCGGCAAACAACGAGGTGGAGATCCTTTCCCTGACCGTTCCCGAGTCGGGCGTCTCCGAGGAACTGGTCATGGGCACCCCGGTCGTGCTGACCGGCCTGATCGCCCGGCCGTGGGAGAACGAGTTCAACGGCCAGAAGCGCCACGGCATCGCCTTCCGCGTGGTCGCGGTCACCTCGCTGGCTGTCGCGGGCTCGGCTTCGCAGGCGGCCTGA
- a CDS encoding GntR family transcriptional regulator, with product MGPKSERVYRTIREWITTGKYHPGAKLPSERTLSEELEIGRTALRQVLAKLVAEGAVEVHGRSSYRVPDRSVATETPTDVEPWQIHGERTLYDNRWVKLGLVDVEPPGVERFEHHVVRLHHVAIAAVIDHQDRVLMMWRYRFVPQSFGWELPGGIVDEGENSLQAALREVEEETGWRPDGLEHVVTYQPMVGMVDSPHEIFVGQGAKLVGEPTDLEEAGHIAWVPLADVPGLMARGELMGSGTLVALLHVLASRGDGASPTAAG from the coding sequence ATGGGACCGAAGTCTGAGCGGGTCTACCGCACGATTCGCGAGTGGATCACGACAGGCAAGTACCACCCCGGTGCCAAGCTTCCGTCGGAGCGGACCTTGTCCGAGGAACTGGAGATCGGCCGCACCGCCCTTCGTCAGGTGCTGGCGAAGCTGGTGGCTGAGGGTGCCGTCGAAGTGCACGGCCGTAGTTCATACCGCGTTCCCGATCGGTCCGTAGCCACGGAGACCCCGACGGACGTCGAGCCGTGGCAGATCCATGGCGAGCGGACTCTGTACGACAACCGCTGGGTGAAGCTCGGTCTCGTCGACGTCGAACCGCCCGGTGTCGAGCGCTTTGAGCATCACGTCGTACGCCTGCATCACGTGGCCATCGCTGCCGTCATCGACCATCAGGACCGTGTCCTCATGATGTGGCGGTACCGATTCGTCCCCCAGTCCTTCGGCTGGGAGCTCCCTGGCGGGATCGTCGACGAGGGGGAGAACTCCTTGCAGGCGGCCCTGCGCGAGGTCGAGGAAGAGACCGGCTGGCGGCCCGACGGGCTTGAGCACGTGGTCACCTATCAGCCGATGGTTGGCATGGTCGACTCGCCGCATGAGATCTTCGTGGGCCAGGGCGCGAAGCTCGTTGGCGAACCGACCGACCTGGAGGAAGCCGGGCACATCGCCTGGGTTCCCCTCGCCGACGTACCTGGCCTGATGGCTCGTGGTGAACTCATGGGCTCGGGAACCCTCGTTGCTTTGCTGCACGTGCTTGCTTCCCGGGGTGACGGCGCTTCGCCTACAGCCGCTGGGTGA
- a CDS encoding helix-turn-helix domain-containing protein translates to MKDRYLSVDQVAELLGTTARFPRRLIAERRITFVKVGRHVRIPESAVDAFVAAHTVEPITGRTSHLKAVA, encoded by the coding sequence ATGAAAGACCGCTACCTCAGCGTCGACCAGGTCGCCGAGCTGCTCGGTACGACGGCCCGTTTCCCTCGACGCCTGATTGCCGAGCGGCGCATCACCTTCGTCAAGGTCGGCCGTCACGTCCGCATCCCCGAAAGTGCTGTGGACGCCTTCGTGGCGGCGCACACCGTGGAGCCGATCACCGGTCGTACCTCGCACCTCAAGGCGGTGGCCTGA
- a CDS encoding tetratricopeptide repeat protein, translating into MLSVASTASLRVYVSEWENGRRAISTRYASILRVLLGVTDDELTGKPEAPTSGSAVDGYDELMGRIDAARNVSQTMVKTFMDQTELLRTIDRQLGAASLVDQMTAHLSTLEDALTFAVLPETRRPVAVALAGAATLAAWQALDVGAVERAWRHYELGKRAAQEADEPMYLAHATAEQAYVLCDAGRAPMAVELVRDAQRLGGKAMSPRLRAWLYAAEAEICARAGLQDECRRALDNAMKCLPSGEEARDPDMLSIFLNGGHLARWRGNALALIGDEEAVGSLYTALEATDPTFIRASAGLRCDLAQAHVARGEYDQAHEHLRQARLVASRTGSVRHRRRIEQLTQRL; encoded by the coding sequence ATGCTCAGCGTCGCGTCGACAGCGAGCCTGCGCGTGTACGTCTCGGAGTGGGAGAACGGCCGGCGCGCCATCTCGACCCGGTACGCAAGCATCCTCCGCGTCCTCCTGGGCGTCACGGACGACGAGTTGACCGGCAAGCCGGAGGCACCAACCAGCGGCTCCGCAGTCGACGGCTACGACGAGCTCATGGGCCGTATCGACGCGGCCCGCAACGTCAGCCAGACCATGGTGAAGACGTTCATGGACCAGACCGAACTACTGCGGACCATCGACCGGCAGCTCGGTGCGGCAAGCCTTGTCGACCAGATGACCGCGCACCTGTCGACGCTGGAAGACGCCCTCACGTTCGCCGTACTGCCCGAGACGCGACGCCCGGTAGCGGTGGCGTTAGCCGGAGCGGCGACCTTGGCGGCATGGCAGGCACTCGACGTCGGAGCGGTCGAACGAGCCTGGCGCCACTACGAGTTGGGCAAGCGGGCCGCCCAGGAGGCAGACGAGCCGATGTATCTGGCTCACGCCACCGCGGAGCAGGCATACGTACTCTGCGATGCGGGCCGGGCCCCGATGGCTGTCGAGTTGGTACGAGACGCGCAGCGACTCGGCGGCAAGGCAATGTCCCCGCGGCTCAGGGCATGGCTGTACGCGGCCGAAGCCGAGATCTGCGCAAGAGCAGGGCTCCAGGATGAGTGCCGGCGCGCACTCGACAACGCGATGAAGTGCCTACCGTCGGGCGAGGAAGCCCGCGACCCCGACATGCTGAGCATCTTCCTCAACGGCGGTCACCTGGCCAGGTGGCGAGGCAACGCACTGGCCCTGATAGGCGATGAGGAAGCGGTAGGCAGCCTGTACACCGCTTTGGAAGCGACCGATCCGACGTTCATCCGGGCATCAGCAGGACTGCGCTGTGATCTCGCGCAGGCGCACGTGGCCCGCGGCGAGTACGACCAGGCGCACGAGCACCTGCGCCAAGCTCGCTTGGTGGCAAGCCGTACGGGGTCCGTGCGTCACCGACGCCGAATCGAACAGCTCACCCAGCGGCTGTAG
- a CDS encoding DUF4097 family beta strand repeat-containing protein — MSGRQRLSGSRGWRRRGGLGAVGVGVVAVGLLASGCGNSAEEDKDPETRSFQLQGRSLTVDSDDSALELVVGDVDDVQVTRWFKASVAIGKDPEITWSMDEGDTLKLRVHCSGVVTDCSAKHRIVVPRGVALTVKDQDGSVRATGFEEALDIRAADGSVRVQDVSGRLTLRTEDGSVHGSGIDSRQVEVNTQDGAARLEFVSVPDRVSARGQDGSLTIGLPDAKYRVTTGAQDGSVDVSVPRDNSSSHVVSAHTQDGKVTVRTAN, encoded by the coding sequence ATGAGTGGTCGTCAGCGTTTGTCGGGTAGTCGTGGGTGGCGGCGTCGTGGGGGGCTCGGTGCCGTCGGCGTGGGGGTTGTCGCCGTGGGGCTGCTTGCCTCCGGGTGCGGGAACAGCGCCGAGGAGGACAAGGATCCTGAGACGCGGTCCTTTCAGCTCCAAGGGCGTTCGCTGACCGTCGACTCCGACGACTCGGCGCTGGAACTCGTCGTGGGGGACGTGGACGACGTACAGGTCACCCGGTGGTTCAAGGCCAGTGTCGCGATCGGCAAGGATCCCGAGATCACCTGGAGCATGGACGAGGGCGACACTCTGAAACTGCGGGTGCACTGTTCCGGTGTGGTCACCGACTGCTCGGCCAAGCACCGGATCGTCGTGCCGCGCGGGGTCGCCCTCACGGTCAAGGACCAGGACGGGAGCGTGCGGGCCACCGGGTTCGAGGAAGCGCTCGATATTCGCGCCGCCGACGGGTCCGTGCGGGTTCAGGATGTTTCCGGGCGCCTTACGCTGCGTACCGAGGACGGGTCCGTCCATGGCAGTGGTATCGACTCCCGGCAGGTTGAGGTGAACACGCAGGACGGGGCCGCCCGTCTCGAATTCGTCTCCGTTCCGGACCGGGTCTCGGCGCGTGGGCAGGACGGGTCTCTCACCATCGGGCTGCCGGATGCGAAGTACCGGGTCACGACCGGTGCCCAGGACGGGTCCGTGGACGTGTCCGTGCCGCGTGACAACAGCAGCTCCCATGTGGTGTCCGCCCACACCCAGGACGGGAAAGTCACGGTGCGTACCGCGAACTAA
- a CDS encoding SpdD-like protein yields the protein MFRPKIPAMPQPTGFITPPVVIEPTAVIQHTPTSPAPVPVAPTRPTVQLTPGAVVALVGSGTAVVLVVGAVLVSMLLAVAITGASVAICALVIRSLITSEAKHR from the coding sequence ATGTTCCGCCCGAAGATCCCGGCCATGCCGCAGCCCACCGGCTTCATCACCCCGCCCGTCGTCATCGAGCCGACGGCTGTCATCCAGCACACCCCGACTTCCCCCGCGCCCGTACCCGTTGCTCCGACTCGGCCGACTGTTCAGCTCACCCCTGGCGCCGTCGTCGCCCTCGTCGGAAGCGGCACGGCCGTCGTCCTGGTCGTCGGCGCCGTACTTGTCTCGATGCTCCTGGCGGTCGCCATTACTGGTGCGTCCGTCGCCATCTGCGCCTTGGTCATCCGCTCGCTCATCACGAGCGAGGCGAAGCACCGCTGA
- a CDS encoding mobile element transfer protein encodes MPARDHFHSVMRIGPVQIGTHRDRNGQTKHAVVCTNDRCGWSADYGSATAAQLAARTHRCTAR; translated from the coding sequence ATGCCTGCTCGCGACCACTTCCACTCCGTGATGCGGATCGGGCCCGTGCAGATCGGCACCCACCGCGACCGCAACGGCCAGACCAAGCACGCCGTTGTGTGCACCAACGACCGGTGCGGCTGGTCCGCCGACTACGGCAGCGCGACCGCAGCCCAGCTCGCCGCCCGTACCCACCGCTGCACCGCCCGATAG